The proteins below are encoded in one region of Methanoculleus taiwanensis:
- a CDS encoding MarC family protein: MVALPGMKGLAEFALVALASVIAIMNPATTTAVSTALLEDMREPERRMVIFQSVKISLFVLLFFAFTGGFLFSVFSFTVPAFRIAGGILLQLAAVVGAVLVALALSYVGMLYGPHIVSNL; this comes from the coding sequence ATGGTAGCGTTGCCCGGGATGAAAGGACTGGCCGAGTTCGCCCTCGTGGCTCTCGCCTCGGTTATTGCTATCATGAACCCGGCGACGACGACGGCGGTATCGACGGCGCTCCTCGAGGATATGCGGGAGCCCGAGCGCCGGATGGTGATCTTTCAGTCGGTGAAGATATCGCTGTTCGTCCTGCTCTTCTTCGCGTTCACGGGAGGGTTTCTCTTCTCCGTCTTCTCGTTCACCGTCCCGGCGTTCCGGATTGCGGGCGGCATCCTGCTCCAGCTTGCGGCGGTCGTCGGAGCCGTCCTCGTCGCCCTTGCCCTCTCCTACGTGGGGATGCTGTACGGGCCGCATATAGTGAGTAACCTGTGA